A part of Anaerotignum faecicola genomic DNA contains:
- a CDS encoding zinc metallopeptidase, with product MYYGYGYGYDSMYFLVLLAFIFSMVAQMKVSGTFKKYAKIRNRRGLTGAQVAEQMMHNAGIYDVSVQRVAGNLTDHYDPRTKTLRLSESVYDSTSVAAVGVAAHETGHAIQHDVGYAPLALRSFFVPLANFGSRLAIPLILIGFIFSGGGSTLVTLGILFFSLSVVFTIITLPVEFNASRRAIRLLADDGFLDSDEIGGAKRVLSAAAMTYVAAAFAAIAQLLRLVAIFGRRDD from the coding sequence ATGTATTATGGTTATGGATATGGATACGACAGTATGTACTTTTTGGTGCTTCTGGCATTCATTTTTTCGATGGTTGCGCAGATGAAGGTATCCGGTACATTTAAGAAATATGCGAAAATCAGAAACAGACGAGGCTTGACGGGGGCGCAGGTGGCAGAGCAGATGATGCACAACGCAGGCATTTATGATGTAAGCGTGCAGCGTGTGGCAGGCAACCTGACAGACCATTATGACCCCAGAACAAAGACACTGCGCCTGTCCGAAAGCGTGTATGACAGCACATCGGTAGCGGCGGTCGGCGTAGCGGCACACGAGACAGGGCATGCCATTCAGCATGACGTGGGCTATGCACCCTTGGCACTGCGAAGCTTTTTCGTGCCTCTGGCAAACTTCGGCTCCAGACTGGCAATTCCCCTGATTTTGATTGGGTTTATTTTCAGCGGCGGCGGCAGCACATTGGTGACACTGGGGATTCTGTTCTTCTCCCTTTCCGTTGTGTTTACGATTATTACACTGCCTGTGGAATTCAACGCATCCAGAAGGGCGATTCGCCTGCTGGCAGATGACGGATTTCTGGACAGCGATGAAATCGGCGGTGCGAAAAGGGTGCTGAGTGCGGCGGCAATGACCTATGTTGCGGCGGCGTTTGCGGCAATCGCGCAGCTGTTGCGCTTGGTTGCCATCTTTGGCAGAAGAGACGATTAA